In a single window of the Bacillus mycoides genome:
- a CDS encoding histidine phosphatase family protein — protein MRISFIRHGRLDSTIEPMTIILFREWMKQYDLGTTVKETPIPIETIEAIESAKLVVTSDQRRAVQSAAELLDSLSFVQNPLFREAEVPTSFYAPKWLKCKPNVWMFIGRTRWIVGYSKEVESYKEVRERARQAANMLHRYALVHGHIALVGHSYFNAMIGTELRAMGWSGSPIFHRKPWGCTTYTFHEAMDGNVLNTKLI, from the coding sequence ATGCGAATTTCTTTTATTCGTCATGGTCGTTTGGACAGTACTATAGAGCCAATGACAATTATTTTATTTCGTGAATGGATGAAGCAATATGATTTAGGGACTACAGTAAAAGAAACTCCTATACCAATTGAAACAATTGAGGCGATTGAATCAGCGAAACTGGTTGTAACGAGTGATCAAAGGCGCGCTGTACAGTCAGCGGCTGAGTTATTGGATTCCCTATCTTTTGTGCAAAATCCTCTTTTTAGGGAAGCGGAAGTTCCAACGAGTTTTTATGCTCCAAAATGGTTGAAATGTAAACCGAATGTATGGATGTTTATTGGACGTACACGATGGATAGTTGGTTATAGTAAAGAGGTTGAGTCTTATAAGGAAGTACGAGAAAGAGCAAGGCAAGCCGCTAATATGTTGCACCGCTATGCGCTCGTACATGGACATATTGCCCTTGTAGGTCATAGTTATTTTAATGCGATGATTGGGACTGAACTGAGGGCAATGGGGTGGTCTGGTTCGCCTATTTTTCATAGGAAGCCATGGGGATGTACAACGTATACATTTCATGAGGCGATGGATGGAAATGTATTAAATACAAAATTAATTTAA
- a CDS encoding YkvS family protein → MQIAETGDIIEFKGGMQGRVQKVNQNSVIVDITIMENFRELDMEPLTVVSHKNYTVINQHA, encoded by the coding sequence ATGCAGATCGCAGAAACTGGAGATATCATTGAATTTAAAGGTGGAATGCAAGGCCGTGTTCAAAAGGTAAATCAAAACTCCGTTATTGTTGATATAACAATTATGGAGAATTTTAGAGAACTAGATATGGAACCTCTTACAGTTGTAAGCCATAAAAACTATACTGTCATTAATCAACATGCATAA
- the queF gene encoding preQ(1) synthase codes for MAGRLDEDLKDVTLLGNQNTKYLFEYSPEILEVFDNNHPNRDYFVKFNCPEFTSLCPKTGQPDFATIYISYIPEQRMVESKSLKLYLFSFRNHGDFHEDCMNVIMNDLIKLMDPRYIEVWGKFTPRGGISIDPYCNYGRPGTKYEKMADYRMMNHDLYPEKIDNR; via the coding sequence ATGGCAGGAAGATTAGATGAAGATTTAAAAGATGTAACATTATTAGGAAATCAAAATACAAAATATTTATTTGAATATAGCCCGGAAATTTTAGAGGTATTTGATAATAACCATCCAAACCGTGATTACTTTGTAAAATTCAATTGTCCTGAATTTACAAGTTTATGTCCGAAAACAGGACAACCAGATTTTGCAACAATTTATATTAGCTACATTCCAGAACAAAGAATGGTAGAGAGTAAATCTTTAAAGCTATATTTATTTAGCTTCCGAAATCATGGTGACTTCCACGAAGATTGCATGAACGTTATTATGAATGATTTAATTAAATTAATGGATCCACGCTATATTGAGGTATGGGGGAAATTTACACCACGTGGTGGTATTTCAATCGATCCTTACTGTAACTACGGCCGCCCAGGAACTAAGTATGAGAAAATGGCAGACTACCGCATGATGAATCACGATTTATATCCAGAAAAGATCGATAATCGTTAA
- the queE gene encoding 7-carboxy-7-deazaguanine synthase QueE — translation MSKIPVLEIFGPTIQGEGMVVGQKTMFIRTAGCDYSCAWCDSAFTWDGSAKDQIKQMTPEDIWNELVEIGGENFSHVTISGGNPVLLKNMQFLLSILKENGMRTAVETQGSKWQDWLLQIDEVTISPKPPSSTMKTDFHMLDSVIHKLAGKDFSLKVVVFDDQDFEYAVKMHERYPNVPFFLQVGNDDTKTVDDAVLIKKLLEKYEWLIEKAVNCKEMNDAKVLPQLHALVWGNKRGV, via the coding sequence ATGAGTAAAATCCCCGTCTTAGAAATATTTGGTCCAACCATTCAAGGAGAAGGGATGGTTGTAGGACAAAAGACAATGTTTATCCGTACAGCGGGCTGTGATTATAGCTGTGCTTGGTGTGATTCTGCTTTTACATGGGATGGATCGGCCAAAGATCAAATTAAACAAATGACACCGGAAGACATTTGGAATGAGCTTGTAGAAATTGGTGGAGAAAATTTTTCTCATGTTACGATTTCGGGTGGAAATCCTGTTTTGCTGAAAAATATGCAATTTCTTCTTTCTATATTAAAGGAGAATGGAATGCGAACAGCGGTAGAAACGCAAGGGAGTAAATGGCAAGATTGGTTGCTTCAAATTGATGAGGTAACGATTTCTCCAAAACCACCAAGTTCAACTATGAAAACAGATTTTCATATGTTAGATTCTGTTATTCATAAACTAGCAGGGAAAGATTTTAGTTTAAAAGTAGTAGTATTCGATGATCAAGATTTTGAATATGCAGTTAAGATGCACGAGCGTTATCCGAATGTACCATTTTTCTTACAAGTAGGGAATGATGATACGAAAACAGTGGATGATGCGGTGCTTATAAAAAAGCTATTAGAAAAATATGAGTGGCTTATTGAAAAAGCTGTGAATTGTAAAGAAATGAATGATGCGAAAGTACTGCCTCAGCTTCATGCGTTAGTATGGGGAAATAAACGAGGGGTATAA
- the queD gene encoding 6-carboxytetrahydropterin synthase QueD codes for MDNFFGFRIVENLQKMDKDIQREQLKYHNKRVMVSKEFTFDAAHHLHCYEGKCKNLHGHTYKVVFGISGYVNEIGLAIDFGDIKEIWKNEIEIYLDHRYLNETLPEMNTTAENMVVWIYEKMAEALTKDNRANEYKGARVEFVRLFETPTSYAEVRREWMLDE; via the coding sequence ATGGATAACTTTTTTGGATTTCGCATCGTAGAAAATTTGCAAAAAATGGACAAGGATATTCAGCGTGAACAACTCAAATATCATAATAAAAGAGTAATGGTCAGCAAGGAATTTACATTTGACGCAGCGCACCATTTACACTGCTATGAAGGGAAATGTAAAAATTTACATGGACACACATATAAAGTCGTATTTGGAATTAGCGGATATGTAAATGAAATAGGCCTTGCAATTGACTTTGGAGATATAAAAGAGATTTGGAAAAATGAAATAGAAATTTATTTAGATCATCGCTATTTAAACGAAACATTGCCAGAAATGAATACGACTGCTGAAAATATGGTCGTTTGGATTTATGAAAAGATGGCAGAAGCATTAACGAAAGATAATCGTGCGAACGAATATAAGGGAGCTCGTGTTGAATTTGTTCGTCTTTTTGAGACGCCGACTAGTTATGCGGAAGTAAGACGGGAGTGGATGCTCGATGAGTAA
- the queC gene encoding 7-cyano-7-deazaguanine synthase QueC codes for MKKEKAVVVFSGGQDSTTCLFWAIQQFEEVEAVTFNYNQRHKLEIDCAVEIAKELGIKHTILDMSLLNQLAPNALTRTDMEITHEEGELPSTFVDGRNLLFLSFAAVLAKQVGARHIVTGVCETDFSGYPDCRDVFVKSLNVTLNLSMDYPFIIHTPLMWIDKAETWKLSDELGAFEFVREKTLTCYNGIIGDGCGECPACQLRKAGLDTYLQEREGASN; via the coding sequence ATGAAAAAAGAAAAAGCAGTTGTTGTTTTTAGTGGTGGACAAGATAGTACAACATGTTTATTTTGGGCGATACAGCAGTTTGAAGAAGTGGAAGCTGTAACATTTAACTACAATCAACGTCATAAATTAGAAATTGATTGTGCAGTGGAAATTGCGAAAGAGCTAGGAATTAAACATACGATACTAGATATGAGCCTATTAAATCAACTTGCTCCAAATGCGTTAACGAGAACGGATATGGAGATTACACATGAAGAAGGTGAATTGCCATCAACATTTGTAGATGGACGAAATTTACTATTTTTATCATTTGCGGCTGTATTAGCAAAACAAGTTGGAGCACGTCATATTGTAACGGGTGTATGTGAAACTGATTTCAGTGGTTATCCAGATTGTCGTGACGTGTTTGTGAAATCATTAAACGTTACATTAAATTTATCTATGGATTATCCGTTTATTATTCATACACCACTTATGTGGATTGATAAAGCAGAGACATGGAAATTATCTGATGAACTTGGAGCATTTGAGTTTGTTAGAGAAAAAACATTAACATGTTATAACGGAATCATTGGTGATGGTTGTGGTGAATGTCCAGCATGTCAACTTCGTAAAGCGGGATTAGATACGTATCTACAAGAACGCGAAGGAGCGAGCAACTAA
- a CDS encoding ATP-binding protein, with translation MLVYHLFWNQKGKRSPKLNSAIFIVLCCLATILCITFAAKTNNGFQFDMRHIVLIVGTLTGGPIAGGSILAVLNIYRFLLGGIGAFPSFIASILLFIVLLLTYKFFNRSSNHIKITLAIFYSLTYGFGWIPFFLASVTNEADYIPHIIVYELCTMIGTILILYLLHILQMQVRLQNELMNAEKFHLIGEMAASISHEIRNPLTATKGFLQLLQSDTCSEKERKLYIDIAINGIEQANHVLTDYLTFAKPSIEKEQQLQVEEELLHALSLITPLANLANVRINYIKQSTSFFIAGEKQKLNQCLLNIFKNCIEAMPTGGDLILTLVPDHKHIQLYIKDTGVGMDQGQIKRLGSPFYSTKEKGTGLGMMVVFSVIQAMDGKIDIISEKGTGTTFLLTFPLIQKT, from the coding sequence ATGCTCGTATATCATTTATTTTGGAATCAGAAAGGGAAACGATCTCCTAAATTAAATTCAGCCATATTTATTGTATTGTGTTGCCTCGCTACCATACTATGTATCACTTTCGCAGCAAAAACAAATAATGGTTTTCAGTTCGACATGCGACATATCGTATTAATTGTCGGCACGTTAACGGGAGGGCCTATTGCTGGTGGTTCTATTTTAGCTGTATTAAACATTTATCGCTTTTTATTGGGAGGAATAGGTGCGTTTCCATCCTTTATCGCTTCTATTCTCCTATTTATTGTTCTACTATTAACATACAAATTTTTTAATCGAAGTTCTAATCATATAAAAATAACACTTGCTATTTTTTACAGTCTTACTTATGGATTTGGTTGGATACCATTTTTCCTTGCAAGTGTTACAAATGAGGCAGATTATATACCACATATCATTGTGTACGAACTATGTACGATGATTGGCACGATCCTTATTTTATATTTACTACACATATTACAAATGCAAGTTCGTCTCCAAAATGAACTTATGAACGCTGAGAAATTTCATTTAATCGGCGAAATGGCAGCTTCTATCTCTCATGAAATTCGTAATCCTTTAACTGCAACGAAAGGTTTTTTACAACTTTTACAGTCAGATACATGTTCTGAGAAAGAACGAAAATTATATATCGACATAGCCATTAATGGTATCGAGCAAGCAAATCACGTTCTTACAGACTACTTAACTTTTGCAAAACCGAGTATTGAAAAAGAACAACAATTACAAGTAGAGGAAGAATTACTTCATGCGTTGTCTTTGATCACACCTCTCGCCAATTTAGCAAATGTTCGTATAAATTATATAAAACAAAGTACATCTTTCTTTATCGCTGGCGAAAAGCAAAAACTGAACCAATGTTTATTAAATATTTTTAAAAATTGTATTGAGGCTATGCCTACAGGTGGCGATCTTATTCTTACATTAGTTCCAGACCATAAACATATACAATTATATATAAAAGATACAGGAGTTGGTATGGATCAAGGACAAATAAAACGCCTTGGATCACCTTTCTACTCAACGAAAGAAAAAGGGACAGGACTCGGAATGATGGTCGTCTTCAGCGTCATTCAAGCAATGGATGGAAAGATTGATATTATAAGCGAAAAAGGGACAGGTACAACCTTCTTATTAACTTTCCCACTCATACAAAAAACGTGA
- a CDS encoding DUF6254 family protein, whose translation MSKKKREEERAWKARKENQKPHGKVKAFAELVEGTEKT comes from the coding sequence ATGTCAAAGAAAAAGAGAGAAGAAGAGCGCGCCTGGAAAGCTCGGAAAGAAAATCAAAAGCCACATGGAAAAGTGAAAGCTTTTGCAGAATTAGTTGAAGGAACAGAAAAAACGTGA
- a CDS encoding DinB family protein translates to MLQSNMDVSLETLVHSLQSTRSTLLSEIEMLNDTEVNVKPRRDKWSIIQILHHLHLVEQSVTSALVYALQKKERKLAPFKDLQLTLDRTHKREAPQQMKPTETLMKKLQGIQLLEHSRQELLHALHSVIDEKELFENGLKHPIFNDLNLYQWVQFLDLHEQRHLTQLKEAKHAILQR, encoded by the coding sequence ATGCTTCAATCTAATATGGATGTTAGTTTAGAAACTTTAGTCCACTCATTACAGTCTACACGAAGCACGTTGTTATCAGAAATTGAAATGTTAAATGATACGGAGGTGAATGTAAAGCCACGCCGTGATAAATGGAGTATTATTCAAATTTTGCATCATTTGCATTTAGTTGAACAGTCTGTCACATCTGCCCTTGTATATGCTTTGCAAAAAAAAGAAAGAAAACTTGCTCCATTTAAAGACCTCCAACTTACGCTTGATCGCACACATAAAAGGGAAGCTCCTCAACAAATGAAACCAACAGAAACATTAATGAAAAAACTGCAAGGAATTCAATTACTAGAACATTCACGACAAGAATTATTACATGCCCTTCATAGTGTAATAGATGAAAAAGAATTATTTGAAAATGGATTAAAACATCCTATTTTTAATGATTTGAATTTATATCAATGGGTTCAATTTCTAGATTTACACGAACAAAGACATCTTACACAGCTAAAAGAAGCGAAACATGCAATTTTACAGCGTTAA
- a CDS encoding M3 family oligoendopeptidase — translation MSFKDYEYKRPNIEELKGKFTVALEKFDNAKTVEEQKQVINSINEIRNDFGTMGNLCYIRHSVDTTDAFYKDEQDFFDEFSPVVQGYGTKYYNALIHSPFREELEAYYGKQLFALAECDLKTYSDEVVKDLQLENKLSSQYTQLLASAKIDFAGEERTLSQLIPFMQGKERSERKAASEAYYGFLAENEEELDRIYDELVKVRTKIAKTLGFKNFVELGYARMYRTDYNAEMVANYRQQVLDYIVPVATELRNRQKARIGVEKLAYYDENFEFATGNPTPKGDADWIINHGKTMYKELSAETDEFFNFMLDNDLLDLVAKKGKAGGGYCTYIENYKAPFIFSNFNGTSGDIDVLTHEAGHAFQVYESRKYEIPEYNWPTYEACEIHSMSMEFFTWPWMKLFFEEDADKYYFSHLSSALLFLPYGVSVDEYQHYVYENPEASPAERKSAWRNIEKKYLPHRDYEDNDYLERGGFWQRQGHIYSSPFYYIDYTLAQICALQFWKRARDNRQEAWEDYVNLCQQGGSKSFLELVEVANLTSPFAEGCVKSVITEIEAWLRAVDDTKL, via the coding sequence ATGTCATTTAAAGACTATGAATATAAACGGCCAAATATTGAAGAATTAAAAGGGAAATTTACTGTTGCTTTAGAGAAGTTTGATAACGCAAAAACTGTAGAAGAACAAAAACAAGTTATCAATTCAATTAATGAAATTCGTAATGACTTTGGTACAATGGGTAACCTTTGTTACATTCGTCATTCTGTTGATACGACAGATGCCTTTTATAAGGATGAGCAGGATTTCTTTGATGAATTCTCTCCAGTTGTACAAGGGTATGGTACAAAGTATTATAATGCGTTAATTCATTCTCCATTCCGCGAAGAATTAGAGGCGTATTATGGAAAGCAATTATTTGCTCTAGCTGAATGTGATTTAAAAACATATTCAGATGAAGTAGTGAAAGATTTACAATTAGAGAATAAATTGTCTTCACAATATACGCAGTTATTAGCATCTGCAAAAATTGACTTTGCAGGAGAAGAAAGAACGTTATCGCAACTTATTCCGTTTATGCAAGGAAAAGAAAGAAGTGAACGTAAAGCAGCAAGTGAAGCATACTACGGATTTTTAGCTGAGAACGAGGAAGAGTTAGATCGTATTTATGATGAGCTTGTTAAAGTGAGAACGAAAATCGCAAAAACACTTGGTTTTAAAAACTTTGTTGAATTAGGATATGCAAGAATGTATCGTACAGATTATAATGCTGAAATGGTAGCGAACTATCGTCAGCAAGTATTAGATTATATCGTTCCAGTTGCAACCGAGTTAAGAAATAGACAAAAAGCACGCATTGGTGTAGAAAAGCTCGCTTATTATGATGAAAACTTTGAGTTTGCTACAGGTAATCCAACTCCAAAAGGCGATGCCGATTGGATTATTAATCACGGGAAAACGATGTATAAAGAATTATCAGCTGAAACAGATGAGTTTTTTAATTTCATGCTCGATAATGATTTATTAGATTTAGTTGCGAAAAAAGGAAAAGCTGGTGGTGGATATTGTACATATATCGAGAATTATAAAGCGCCATTCATCTTCTCAAACTTTAATGGAACGTCTGGGGACATTGATGTATTAACACATGAAGCTGGTCATGCTTTCCAAGTATATGAAAGTCGTAAGTATGAAATTCCAGAATATAATTGGCCAACATATGAAGCATGTGAAATCCATTCAATGAGTATGGAATTCTTTACATGGCCATGGATGAAGTTATTCTTTGAAGAAGATGCGGATAAATATTATTTCTCACACTTAAGTTCAGCACTTCTATTTTTACCGTACGGTGTATCTGTAGATGAATATCAACATTATGTATATGAAAATCCAGAAGCATCGCCAGCAGAGCGTAAGTCAGCATGGCGTAACATAGAGAAGAAGTATTTACCACATCGTGATTATGAAGATAATGATTATTTAGAGCGTGGTGGTTTCTGGCAACGTCAAGGTCATATTTATAGCTCACCTTTCTATTATATTGACTACACGTTAGCTCAAATTTGTGCACTGCAATTTTGGAAACGTGCAAGAGATAATAGACAAGAGGCTTGGGAAGATTATGTGAATCTTTGTCAACAAGGTGGAAGTAAATCATTCTTAGAATTAGTAGAAGTTGCAAATTTAACATCACCATTCGCTGAAGGGTGTGTAAAAAGTGTAATTACAGAAATTGAAGCGTGGTTACGTGCTGTTGACGACACAAAATTGTAA
- a CDS encoding MarR family winged helix-turn-helix transcriptional regulator, protein MTSNNEREDISQSLKVFIALSRVHRSVMDTTNKSIQSNGLNPTEFAVLELLYHKGGQPLQQIGERILIASGSITYVVDKLEKKGLVKRIPCPNDRRVIYAQLTESGESFIASIFPGHEQVIYQSFEMLTKDEKDELLELLKKIGKYEK, encoded by the coding sequence ATGACATCAAATAATGAGCGAGAAGACATTTCTCAATCTTTAAAAGTATTTATTGCATTATCCCGTGTACATCGTTCTGTTATGGATACTACAAATAAATCCATACAAAGTAACGGATTAAATCCAACTGAGTTTGCTGTATTAGAATTACTATATCATAAAGGAGGCCAACCACTTCAGCAAATCGGTGAGCGTATTTTAATAGCTAGTGGCAGCATTACATACGTTGTAGATAAGCTAGAGAAAAAAGGGCTTGTAAAACGAATTCCATGTCCAAATGACAGGCGTGTTATTTATGCACAATTAACGGAGTCTGGAGAGAGCTTTATTGCTTCTATTTTTCCAGGTCATGAGCAAGTTATATATCAGTCTTTTGAAATGTTAACGAAGGATGAGAAGGATGAATTACTCGAGCTATTGAAAAAAATTGGAAAGTATGAAAAATGA
- a CDS encoding DUF3149 domain-containing protein: MKVKLQSIVFYILLVILPTIGIGATFFSYHTYQMKQANKLSAHTVLFLYRDYLDHHLGEAISALEMLAKVVGTETGNINGIKQIVHDTDGNDQRFSGLYYATTDGMITLASQGDSPPIDVSDRQYIQDALQSKKTTVSSVITDRVLGHQAIMIASPIFNRQKELSGLLLASLRFDYISASLNAIKPQYHFEVTDKHDVVFLTDDNNETSDGHSNMLTTPLQRLNWKVSVSPLPIHQQTLYQLVSIECIATLFLMSILFLLAQYMLLKRQTKLERQQNELQKIELVGTFAASTAHEIRNPLTGIKGLVALLKEKYKDEQDQLYFSVIEQEIERINEIVSEFLILGKPTAIIEQTYDVRTILNEVALIIQSEANLHNIVFHLHLPDHPVHIRCSKDHMKQVVLNITKNAIEAMASGDTLTIVVTNNEKHAHLQIIDTGKGIPKHIQKHLFHPFFTNKDTGTGLGLVICKRIVEMYNGHIFIDSKENKGTTVHIEIPLHIV, encoded by the coding sequence TTGAAAGTCAAATTACAAAGCATAGTTTTTTACATACTGCTTGTTATACTGCCAACGATAGGGATTGGTGCCACATTTTTTTCATATCACACTTATCAAATGAAACAGGCAAACAAACTATCTGCTCACACTGTTCTCTTTTTATATAGAGACTATTTAGACCATCACCTTGGTGAAGCTATATCTGCCTTAGAAATGCTCGCAAAAGTCGTAGGGACCGAAACTGGCAACATCAATGGGATTAAACAGATTGTACATGATACCGATGGAAATGATCAACGTTTTTCCGGTCTATATTACGCTACGACAGATGGGATGATTACACTCGCATCCCAAGGCGATTCGCCGCCTATTGACGTTTCTGACCGCCAATACATCCAAGATGCATTGCAATCTAAGAAAACAACTGTATCATCAGTTATTACAGATCGCGTTCTTGGACATCAAGCTATTATGATTGCGTCTCCAATATTTAATAGACAAAAGGAACTCTCAGGATTATTATTAGCAAGTTTACGCTTTGACTACATTTCAGCCTCTTTAAATGCTATTAAACCACAATATCATTTCGAAGTGACTGATAAACATGATGTAGTTTTTTTAACCGATGATAATAACGAAACAAGCGATGGGCATTCTAACATGCTTACTACCCCACTCCAAAGATTAAATTGGAAAGTCTCTGTTTCTCCGTTACCTATTCATCAACAAACTTTATACCAGTTAGTTTCAATAGAGTGTATAGCTACTTTATTTTTAATGTCTATTTTATTTTTACTTGCTCAATATATGTTATTAAAACGTCAAACAAAACTAGAAAGACAACAAAATGAACTACAAAAAATTGAATTGGTTGGAACTTTTGCAGCTAGTACAGCTCATGAAATCCGTAACCCTCTTACTGGAATTAAAGGACTCGTTGCTCTGTTAAAAGAGAAATATAAAGATGAACAGGATCAGTTGTACTTTTCCGTAATCGAACAAGAAATAGAGCGGATTAATGAAATTGTAAGCGAATTTCTTATTCTTGGAAAACCAACTGCCATCATTGAACAAACATATGATGTAAGAACGATTCTTAATGAGGTCGCATTAATTATCCAATCTGAAGCGAATCTACATAACATTGTATTTCATTTACATTTGCCAGACCACCCTGTTCATATACGTTGCTCAAAAGACCATATGAAACAAGTGGTTTTAAACATTACAAAAAATGCAATTGAAGCTATGGCTTCTGGTGATACATTAACCATTGTAGTAACAAACAACGAAAAACACGCACACTTGCAAATTATTGATACTGGAAAAGGGATTCCTAAACATATTCAAAAACACCTCTTTCATCCGTTCTTTACTAATAAAGATACTGGAACAGGTCTTGGGCTTGTTATATGTAAACGAATTGTAGAGATGTACAATGGGCATATATTTATTGATAGTAAAGAAAACAAAGGAACGACAGTTCATATAGAGATTCCATTACACATAGTATAA
- a CDS encoding aspartyl-phosphate phosphatase Spo0E family protein gives MFTVKRKYTLEKLSHDIHMKREEMIHLGLTSGLNSMETIQVSQELDKLIVQYQRYKEKQTPKWFSIIKVPIFQIGYEGKSNNFWRMFVAGFMK, from the coding sequence ATGTTTACTGTAAAAAGGAAGTACACATTAGAAAAGCTTTCGCATGATATTCATATGAAACGTGAAGAAATGATTCATTTAGGATTAACAAGTGGGTTAAATAGTATGGAGACAATTCAAGTTAGTCAAGAATTGGACAAGCTTATCGTACAGTATCAGCGTTACAAAGAAAAACAAACACCGAAATGGTTTTCAATTATAAAGGTTCCTATTTTTCAAATTGGGTATGAAGGGAAATCAAACAATTTTTGGAGAATGTTTGTAGCTGGTTTTATGAAATAA
- a CDS encoding divergent polysaccharide deacetylase family protein: MRKYTITVLIFTLFIPFFLFPIQANAHTNKVAIVIDDFGNNMKGTDKMLSLPIPLTVAVMPFLPSTKQDAIAAHKKGHEVIIHMPMEPIRGKKEWLGPKAITTDLSDEEINNRLEQAIQEIPHAIGMNNHMGSKVTADERIVRLILSACKKHGLFYLDSKTNPNSVVPKIGKELGVPIIENQLFFDDVYTVSHISKQAQLLIKKIQDKPIMVAIGHVGAPGEITSRIIETSIPKIREHADFIFLSDLALSPPSVSK; this comes from the coding sequence ATGCGCAAATATACTATTACAGTTCTTATCTTCACCCTGTTCATACCATTCTTCCTCTTTCCTATTCAAGCAAACGCTCATACGAATAAAGTTGCTATTGTCATCGATGATTTCGGCAATAATATGAAAGGCACAGATAAGATGTTATCACTTCCTATTCCACTCACTGTTGCTGTTATGCCATTTCTTCCTTCTACTAAACAAGATGCAATAGCTGCCCATAAAAAAGGGCATGAAGTTATTATACATATGCCAATGGAACCAATTAGAGGAAAAAAAGAGTGGCTTGGACCAAAAGCGATTACAACAGATTTAAGCGATGAAGAAATAAACAACCGACTCGAACAAGCAATTCAAGAAATACCTCATGCAATAGGAATGAACAATCATATGGGATCAAAAGTAACCGCTGATGAAAGGATTGTACGTCTTATACTTTCTGCCTGTAAAAAACACGGTTTATTTTATTTAGATAGTAAAACAAACCCTAATAGTGTTGTCCCAAAAATCGGTAAAGAATTAGGCGTTCCTATTATTGAAAACCAATTATTTTTTGATGATGTATATACGGTAAGTCACATTTCAAAACAAGCACAATTACTCATAAAAAAAATCCAAGACAAACCCATTATGGTAGCTATAGGACACGTTGGGGCTCCAGGTGAAATTACATCACGTATTATCGAAACTTCTATTCCTAAAATTCGTGAGCATGCAGACTTTATTTTTTTATCTGATTTAGCATTATCTCCACCTTCTGTTTCAAAATAA
- the cbpA gene encoding cyclic di-AMP binding protein CbpA, with the protein MRVKYHFLPKQQVTFCKTNDSGEKALQIMNETGFRAIPVLAENEKEFTGIIYKVDLLEKKCNSRLEDVSIEDVLESPNSFIFEKDSFFRAFYVIRRLPFLAVLNEYNEFVGILTHSNVFDVIEDSFGMRTGGYILTIATQDCKGTIKELGTLLKAYNIGGLFTLDNGDQYIRRVIVNISDELNEKKLKQLIEKIEKKGFRVSHVDYI; encoded by the coding sequence TTGCGAGTTAAATATCATTTTCTGCCAAAACAGCAGGTGACATTTTGCAAAACGAATGATTCTGGTGAAAAGGCGTTACAAATTATGAATGAAACGGGATTTCGCGCAATTCCTGTATTAGCAGAAAATGAGAAGGAATTCACGGGGATTATTTATAAAGTAGATCTTTTAGAAAAGAAGTGTAATAGCAGATTAGAGGATGTAAGTATAGAAGATGTACTGGAAAGTCCAAATTCGTTTATTTTTGAAAAGGATTCTTTTTTTAGAGCTTTTTACGTTATTCGTCGTCTCCCGTTTTTAGCGGTTTTAAATGAGTATAATGAATTTGTCGGCATTTTAACACATTCTAATGTATTTGATGTCATTGAGGATTCGTTCGGTATGCGGACGGGTGGTTATATATTAACAATTGCAACACAAGATTGTAAGGGAACAATTAAAGAGCTTGGGACATTATTAAAAGCATATAATATCGGTGGACTGTTTACGCTTGATAACGGTGATCAATATATTCGCCGTGTTATCGTAAATATATCGGATGAGTTAAATGAAAAAAAATTAAAGCAATTAATTGAAAAGATAGAGAAAAAGGGATTCAGGGTGAGTCATGTAGATTATATTTAA